The sequence TGGCTGCGGCGGAAATGGCCGGTAACGGATGCGGCGCGACAGACAGCACTGGCAAGAATTGACGAAGCGATGGACTGCATGAGACCCGTAGAGGACGCTCGACATGCGTTCCTTGTCGCAGCCCTCTCTGCCGGTTTTGTCCTCACACGCGGGGCTTGAGGTTACTTTGAGGGCCTTTGAGGCGCACTTCCGCTCTCAAGACACACTGACCTTTCACGTCATACAAATTTTGTTTCTGCGCCGTGGCTCGCTCAAACGCGCAGCAATGGCTGGGACCGGCCATCCGCTGTGCCTGGCACGAATGTCGGCTCTGGGCCGTTCTCAACGCTCGTCCTGCAACCGATACCCCCGCCGCTTCTTCGTCGCCGACAGCTTCAACAAAGCGTTGACTGCCCGGCCCTCGTCATCGTGTTGCTCAACCAACATCTGCCCTCGAAACCCGATACGGCCCCATTCCCGCACGAGGTATGCGCCGCCAAACAGGTCCGGCTGAACGCTCATTCGATAGAAGCGCCGCATGTTGAGAGACGGGTCGATCCGCTTGAGATCGACCGTCGTCGGGAACACTTCCATTTGCTGCGATATGTTGAACATGTTGTCGGTGCCTCTCTCCAGACCACAATATCAAGCGCTCTTCGACGTTTCCACAATGTTCTGTCCCGAAAAGAAAGAGGGGGCTCACGCCCCCTTCTCGAACTTCATGACCGGGATGCCCAGCTTCTTGGCTTTATCGGCGAGGTTTTCCTGGATACCGGTTCCGGGGAAGACAAGGACCCCGACCGGGAGCACATCCAGCATCGCGTCGTTGCGCTTGAAGGGCGCGGCCTTGGCGTGCTTGGTCCAGTCGGGCTTGAAGGCCACCTGCGTCACGCCCCGGGCTTCGGCCCATTTGGCGGCGATGAGCTCTGCGCCCTTCGGGCTGCCACCGTGCAGGAGGACCATGTCGGGATACTTGGTCCGGACCTGGTCGAGCTTGCCCCAGATCAGCCGGTGATCGTTGAAATCGGCCCCGCCGGTGAGGGCGACCTTGGGGCCTGCGGGAAGCATTACCTCGGTCTCGGCGCGGCGCTTGGCGGCCAGGAAGTCGCGGCTGTCGATCAGGGCGGCGGTCATGTGCTGGCGGTTCACCATCGAGCCGGTGCGGGGGCGCCAGGTCGATCCCGTGTGATGGACGAACTCGGTGGCGGCGTGATCGCGCATCATGTCCATGCAGTTGCGCCGTTCAACGAGAGTCAGGCCTTCGGCCGTCAGGCGCTCGAGTTCGGTGGATTTCACTTCGGAGCCGTCCTGCTCGCGCTGGAAGCGGCGCTGCGCCTGCTCGTTCTCGTCGAGCGACCGCTCGATCCGGGCCGTGGCGCGGTGGAAGAGGTTGACCTGGCCCCAGAGCACTTCTTCGAGGTCGGGTTCCATGCGGGTGTCTTCCAGGGTCGCGACGAGGGCGTCGAAGATGTCGGCGACGGCGACGGAGAGGCGCTGCCCATCGGGCATCGGGCGCGGATCGGGCTCGTCAAAGGGGCGATAGCCGTAGAGCTGGAGCTCGTCGAGCGCATGTACGGTCTGGGATGCGCTATGGGCGGGTTCATATGCATCATCGTGGGTCTGGATCGTCATCGGTTTCTTGCCTCCGGGCCTGTCTCGTCCGCGCGTCATCCCGCGCGGCCTTCATGGGCAGACCCGAGCCGTCGGGGCGGTTGCCCCTTCACCCCGGCTTCACCGGGACCGGAACAGCGTGGAGGAGGTCGGCAGGGAAGCTATTTGTCTCGCGATGCAAAGGCGGCTTTGCCGCCGGCGGAAATAGGTTCCCTGCCGACCTTGCAGGGGCAACCGCTTTGACGGCCTGCCCATCTCTTGAAGGCCGCTCGGGTGATGGGAGGATGCGCCAGGCCCGGAATGAGGCAGAGACAACGAGCTACAGCCACGACAGGAATGCAGCCCCATGCCCAGCACTCCCAGACTTCACCTGCGCGATGCAGCTCAGACCAACAGGCGATGCCGATCCTCGGGCCTGATCTGACCTGCCAAATGCTGGCGCAGCGCGTCTTTGCCGTTCGCCCGGAGATCATCGTTGAAATCCCCGAGCCGCGGTTCCAGCACCCGCACACGCACCCCGACCTCGGAGGCTCTGGCGCTCAACCTCCCTGCCGCACGTTGCCCAGCCGGATCGCGGTCGATGGCGATGTAGAGGCGCTGGAGCCTCTCCGGCAGCAGGACCGCCCCGAGGTGTCCCGACGAGAGCGCCGCCCAGACGGGAAGGCCCGGAGCCGCCTCGGACAGGGACAGCATGGTCTCGATGCCCTCGCCGACGGCGAGGATGTCATCGTGCGGGGTGAGCCTGACAGCATTGCCGAGGAGGTGACCCATAGCCCGACGCTCTGGATTCACTGCCGCCTTCCCCTGTCCGTCAGGCGCCAGCCAGGTGCGATGCACGCCCTGCACGGCCCCTGCCCCATCGGTAACCGCCGCGATCATCGCCGGTCTGGGGATGCTCCGGGTCTGCCCCTCTTCCCGATGCCAGCACTTCGGGTGGAAGCGTAAGGCGCCGTTCGCCCCGAATTGGGTGATGCCTCGGGAACGGAGGTAGGTCTCAGCAAGCGTGCCTGTGATCGGGTTCGAGGCAGCAAACAAGCGCGCCGCCGCCGCAGGAGTGCCACCGGGCGCCTTGGCCTTCCTCGGCTCTTGCCTATCCGGGACGACCGGCTGCGGACGGCCAAGATGCGCTCGGGCCTCGGCGAGAAGGTCGGGGAAGCGCGTGATCCCCGTCCGGGCGCGGATGATGTCCAGGAGATCGCCATGCTCGCCTGTGGCCCCATCCGTAAACTTGCCCGCTGCCCCCGGCCCTGACATGGGCCCGGTCAGCCGCACGAAGAGCGACCGGCCGGGATTGTTCTGCAGATCGCCGACGATCCAGTAGGATCCTTCCCGCCGTCCAGCGGGAAGGTAGGCACGACAGACGCCTTCGGCATTTTCTGCCAGATCGCGCACGAGGTCTTCGGTCTCGGAATACATGCGTCAACAGCCTCCGCGATCATGTAGCCTTGCGACAGGACAACGTGCAAGCAGACGATCCAGTATCGCGACGCCATCGGCGTCGGTCGGGCAAAACAGCCGAAGCTTCCAACTAATAATCTCCGAGAAGAAGCCATCGGCCTTGAGCCGATCCTTGGCTGCCTCCGAGAAGCCCGACAGTTCGATCCGGTTCGCGCCCATGACGCGCGAGCGGTGCAATTCCATCCCTTCGGACAGGCACACCACGGTCTTGCCCTCCAGAACGAGGGCATGGACCTGCGCGGCCGAGAGCTTGGGCGCATCGGCGGCCAGCGTGGTCGCGACCCAGGCAGGCGAGACTCGTCGACCGATGATGCGCTGACCGTCATCGGTCTGCAGGCGGTAGACGCGGGTTTCATCCTGGGGGAGCTGCTTCCAGATAGGAAGAAGCAGACCCGCCACGATGTGCAGCGTGGAGTCCGAAAACTCCGGCACCTCGGCCAGTTCCGCGGTCCAGGCTGCCGCAAAAGCCGCACGGTTGGCCTCGAGCCAGTGGGTGTCCTCCATGATCTTTGCAGGGACTGTGCTGGCATCAAGCGGGCGGATCAGGCGCAGGCGCGGCTCGATGGTCCCATCGTCCAGCATGTGACTGGTGGCGGGAACCTGCACGGCAGCCCGGCCCGAGCGGTTGTTGATGAGACACTGTGCCTTAGGGTCATCCAGCCAGTCGAGCGCATCCGCGAGCGAGGTCGGCGTGTTGCGGCGCTTTTCCGCGATGGTCAGCAGCTGGGTCTCCGCGCCGGAGCCGAGATGGGTGTAGATGACGCGTGCGTCGGTCACCCGGAAGCTCTCGGCGCGCAGCGTCTCGAGCCCGAGGTCGTAGACCCCGGCGGCGATGGCGCCCTCGATCCGCTGGTCGAGGAGTTCTTCGAAACCCGCGAACAACACGGCCTGCATGTCGATCGTCAGCGCCAGCAGGCGATTGAGGAAGGTCGTGATCGGAGGAAGGTCGTCCTTCAGCCCGTTGTCGTCGGTCAGGCTGAGGCCAGTGGCATCCTCGAAAGCCCCAAGCGAGCATCCCGCCAGATCGCCGCGATAGATGCGGCGGTAAAGCTGGCGGAGGGCGTCGCGGGCGTAAGGCGACTCGAGGTTGTCCTCCGGGCGGAACAACCCTTGCCCGCCAGTCTGGCGCTGGCCGCGGGTGATCGCGCCAAGCGTGTCGAGACGACGCGCGATGGTCGACAGGAACCGCTTCTCCGCTTTGACATCGGTGGCCACCGGACGGAAGAGCGGCGGCTGCGCCTGATTGGTGCGATTGGTGCGCCCGAGGCCCTGGATCGCCGCATCTGCCTTCCAGCCCGGCTCCAGGAGGTAGTGGACCCGAAGGCGCTGGTTCTTCGCGCCAAGATCAGCGTGATAGCTGCGGCCGGTGCCACCGGCATCGGAGAAGATCAGGATACGCTTTTCGTCATCCATGAAGGCTTGGGTCTCAGTGAGGTTCGCGGCTCCGGCCCGGTTCTCCACCACGAGCCGTGCCGAATGCCCTTCGCCCTTGCGCACGATGCGTCGTGAACGCCCAGTAACTTCGGCCACGAGTTCGGTGCCGAAGCGCTGAACGATCTGATCAAGAGCGCCCGCCACCGGCGGCAGCGAAGCCAGCTTTTCGATAAGCGCATCGCGCCGTCGGACGGCCTCGCGGCATTCGACCGGTTGGCCGTCGCGCGTGACGGGACGCGACGAGAGGTTGCCCTCGCTGTCGGTGAAAGGCTCGTAGAGCTGCACCGGGAAGGAATGGGCGAGGTAGTCCAGAACGTATTCCCTGGGTGTGATGTCACAACGGATATCATTCCATTCGTCGGTTGGGATCTCCGACAGGCGGCGTTCCATCAGCGCCTCACCCGTCGAGACGATCTGGCTGACCGCCGCGTGACCCGCAGCCAGATCTGCATCGATGGATGCGATCAGCGTGGGGGTCTTCATTGAGGTGAGCAAATGGCCGAAGAATCGCTGCTTGGCGGACTCGAAGGCGGACCGCGCGGCGGATTTCGCCTGACGGTTCAACGTGCCGCTCTCGCCAGAAATGTTCGCCGCATCCAACGCCGCGGTCAGGTTGTTGTGAATGATGGCGAAGGCCCCGGTATAGGCATCGTAAATGCCGCGCTGCTCGGGGCTGAGCGCATGTTCGAGCATCTCGTATTCGACACCGTCATAGGACAGCGACCGCGCCGTGTAGAGACCGAGCGCCCGGAGGTCGCGGGCAAGAACCTCCATCGCCGCGACACCGCCAGCCTCAATGGCTTCCACAAATTCCGACCGGGTCTGAAAGGGGAAATCCTCCCCGCCCCAAAGCCCGAGACGTTGTGCATAGGCGAGGTTGTGGACCGTCGTGGCCCCGGTGGCGGAGACATAGACCACGCGGGCATTCGGCAGCTTGTGCTGCAGACGCAGGCCCGCCCTGCCCTGCTGCGAGGCTTCCGTGTCACCGCGCTCGCCCTTGGACCCTGCGGCATTCGCCATGGCATGGCTTTCATCGAACAGGATCACCCCGTCGAAATCCGCTCCGAGCCAGTCCACGATCTGGTCGACGCGGGATTTGTTGGCCCCACGTTCTTCGGAGCGCAGCGTCGCGTAGGTGGTGAACAGGATGCCTTCGGCGAGCGGGATGTCACGACCCTGCGCAAAGCGCGAGAGCGGCGTCACCAGCAGCCGCTCCTGACCGAGCGCCGACCAGTCGCGCTGCGCATCCTCAAGAAGCTTGTCGCTCTTCGATATCCAGAGCGCCTTGCGGCGGCCCTGGGCCCAGTTGTCGAGCACAATCCCGGCCGACTGGCGGCCTTTGCCCGCGCCAGTCCCGTCGCCGAGGAAGAAACCGCGACGGAAGCGGACAGCGTCAGCGGAATCGTCGGGCGCGGCCGAGACCATGTCGCCGGTCTCATCGACGGTCCACGAACCGGCGAGATATGCATCATGCGCCTCGCCGGCATAGATCACAGTCTCCAGTTGGGCGTCGGAGAGCAGGCCGTCGCGCAGCACGGCGGCGGGCAGTTTGGGACGATAGGAGGGTTTGGGGGGCGCGACAGATGCCATCGCCGCCGACTGCACGAGCTTGGTCGGATGCGGGGCCGCGCCGGGGATGTCGATCGCCTGCAGCCGGAAGGTCTCGTAGATCGCGTCCGACAGGCGCGCAGCGCCAAGGTCGTCCACAGTCTCTCGCAGGGTGTAGGCGAGGTCTGCGGCATCCGGCGTAGTGACAATCGCATTGGTCCTCGCCGATGACGTTGCCCCCAAATGTCGAGCGGCAAGGCCGGACGTGCGGACTGGCTTTTCCCCGAAAGGGGAAGTGAGCTGGGGGCGAGGCACCGCGCCCGCTTCCAACTCGAGGCGCAGCGGGACTTCGGCGGTAATCCGGGAGACGAGCTGCGTCACGTCGGATGACATGGGCTGGGCCAGATTGGCGGTGACTCCACCCAACTCGCCGCCACGGCACTTGTCGAAGACCGAGATCCGCGTCTCGAAACTGGTGCCATGCTTGGCGAAGGCGGCGCCGGACACAGCGCCGGTAAAGACCAGATGAGCGGACTCGGTGAGGCGGCTGAACGTCTCGGACCAGGCGGGCGCATCCGGCGCGAAACCGGCCCCGGTGACCGCGATCAGACGCCCGCCGGGGGCAAGGCGCGCAAGGGCCGAGCGCAGATGCCGGGCAGTCGCTTCGGTTGTCCGGCCATTGACATTGGCCACAGCCGAGAAGGGCGGGTTTATCAGGATGACGCTGGGGCGCAGCCCTGCGTCGAGGTGATCGTCGATCTGTGCGGCGTCGAAACTGGTGACGGGACGCCCCGGAAAGAGGAGGCGCAGAAGATCGGCGCGGGTGTCGGCCAACTCGTTCAGCGCGAGGCTGCCACCCGCGATCTCAGCGAGGATCGCCAGAAGCCCGGTCCCGGCCGAAGGCTCGAGGACCAGGTCACGCTGCGTGATCTGTGCGGCGGCCAGTGCTGCAAGCCCCATGGGCATCGGCGTCGAGAATTGCTGGAACCGCTCCATCTCCTCCGAGCGCCGGGTATGCGTCGGCAAGAGGCCCGCCACCTTGGCAAGGATCGGCAGCAGGGCAGCGGGCGAGCCAGCCCGGGCCAAAAGCGCACGGCCGAATTTCTGCAGGAAGAGGACGAGCGCCACCTCGCCCGCCTCATAGGCGAGCTTCCAGTCCCAAGCGCCATCGGCATCGGAGCCGCCAAAGGCGCGCTCCATCTCGAGGCGCAAACGCAGCGCGTCGAGATGGAAGCCTTGGGCCAGATCGGGCTGCAGCGCCTCGGCAACGGCGAGGATCGCAGGCGCGGGATCGCGAGAGAGAAGAGGAACGGAAGGCGCAACAGGCGCGAGATAGGTCATCGGAAAACTCCGGAATGAGGGACAGGGACAGGCCCGGACGCCCTCTCTCGGGCACCCTCAGGCCTGATCTTCCCCGACCCTCCTTTCCCTCTCGAGCCGGTGCGTTCCGTTCGCTTGGCTTGAATTTGTTCTCTTTATGTTCTATATTGAAGGCCAAGCCAGAGAGGGAGTTTCCCGATGGACAGCACCACATACACCCTGCCCGCGACACCGAAGCAGATCGCCTATGCGCGGTCACTCGCCCTGCGCAATCAGACCCTTCTGCCCTGGGAGGTTCAGCAGGACCGCCGGTCCTTGAGCGTCTGGATTGAGGCTCAGGCCAAGCTGAAGCCGGTCTCCGACATGGACCGGCTGCCGACCTCAAAGCAGGTGGCCTTCGCGGAGAAACTTGCCCGGATCAAACAGCGCGCCGTTCCGGAAGAGTGCTTCCGCGACAAGGGGCTCATGTCGAAATGGATCGACGGAAATAAGTAGCGGGAATCTTCCGAAAAGATGGTCAGTCAGGCTTGAACGCTGCATTGGCCTTACGCGCGATGTCCGCGCAGCGGTCCATCAAGTCGCCAAAAGGCTCTGGTGTTGATGCAAGCAGGCCGTCCTCGGCCATCCGGCGGTAATCGTCAGCGAGAACGTCGAGGGCTGCACCGCTTGGGGCCAGCTGGAGTTGACCACAGGTTGCGGCGCCGTAATCGATCCACCTGGCATCCGCCCCCTTCTCTGCAAAGAACATCGCCTTGTGCCGGGCGACAGCGGTCGCAAGCGCGCGATCTTCGATGGCCGAAGCGGCGATGCCCGCATCGTCCAACCTGGCGACATCATGCCAATGGCGAGAAAAGCGATCCCCTCGAATACGGTTTTGCAAACAAAAGACGTGGATCGCTGTCGCTTTTTCCCAGAACGTCCGTTCCGCATGCATCACGCGCGGGCGGGCAGTGGGAAACTCCACGCCTTCGATCACCGACGCGGCATCGCAAACGATATCGCGTGGGGATGCGGGCTCTCCGGTAGAACGCGCGCCGAATTCCAACATCACGCTCGGAGAAACGTATCCAGTGCCTTGGGCGAGGTGCGGGTAGTCGATGAACAGCTTGTCGCCATCAATCCGAAGGCCGGCATCGATCCCTTCCCAATCCATCGCCTGCTGCAGGATCGGCTGGACGGTCCCGGCCACCCATTCAGGCAAGGCCTGTCGGACACGTTTCGACCAGCGCCGCTCTTCGCTGGATGTGGCGGGCATCGCGTCTTCACGGCCCCCAAGCAGATCCGGGATCAGCACTCTGATATCGAAGGTCAGATCCACATCCTCGGAAAACCGGTCAATGACCTGGTAGGTCTTCGACAGAGAGGTGCCACCCTTGAAGACGAGGTTTGCGCCAATGGGCGATCCAAATAGCTGCTGGATCGCCCAGACCACCCAGACGTCCTTTTCGAGGAGATGGGCTGGTCGGCCGAGCCGATCGGCCGCGACACCAAGAGCATCCAACCGGTCCTGGCCGCTGAAGCGCAGGAATGCCTCAGCCATGGACCATCTCTCCGACCAATCGTGCCAGCCAAGTCGGAAACTGCGGCGCGGCGGACATCAGTTCGGTCTTTGCCGCCTCCGTGAGCTTGGATCGCAGAATTTGCAGAGCCTTGGGAGCCTCATCCGGCCCGAGCCATGCCAGAGCGCGGACGGCCTGGCCCGAGGTCTTGCTCCCAAGGGCCAACTGCCAGCGCGGCGCATGACGCAGCTCGACCGCTTGCCGGCCAAGATTCAGCACACGGCTTCGACCGGAAGTGAGGTAAACCGACTTGACCGGCACCTGTGTCGTGAGGCCCAGAGCGTTTGCCGCAGCAGCCCCGCTCGGGACGATCGTCTCGCCCCGCTGCACAGCGAGCGCTTCAATCGCCTGTTCAGCCGACGGGCTACGCGGTCCAAAGCGTGTCTGGACCGGGCGCATGTAGATGCCGCGTCCTGCACGGATCAACTCGCCGCGCGCAGCCAGACGCGACAGCGTTTGATCGACCGCCGCGCGCGAGCCGAGATGCAAAAGCCCCTTCGCTGCTAAGGGTACCCCCTCCGGCAACGTCGTTGCGACATTCATAATGCTCTCGGCCATGCGCTCCATGATCGCTCCTTTGTCAGAAACATACGCGGTTTTCTGACAGTTTTCAACCATGCGCTCTCACCCGAACCGCCGCCCGGCTTCGGTGAAGGTGTACTCGTTGACGATGATCCCCTCCTCAATGGCCTCGTCCGATGTGAGGTGGTCGTATTCAGCCTCAAGCTGGCGGTAGAGCCAGCGGGCCAGATCACGCAGCGCTTCGGTCACGATCTCTTCGGCATCCTCGGTCGGCGGCTGCCAGGTCGGACTGTCTCGCGTGACGTCAACGGACATCGTGTATTCATGGTAGTAGCGCCCGCGGTGGCTGACTTCGGCGGCGAGCTGGTAGAAGTTCCGCCGCTGGATGGCCTGCAGACGGTCGGCGATGCCGTGCAGCGTCGCATCCGTGGGCGCGTAGTCCCGGATGCGGGCGGCCGCGCCTTTGGCGTGGTTGAGGTAGCCCTCGAAGCAGGCGCCGTCGCCTTGGCTCCAGAAGCCGGAGAACCAGATGCAGGGCTTGGCCCGCGTGCCGCCGCCCATCAGGCGGACGGGTGTAGTCTTCAGGCGGATGCCGAGGATTTCGCAGACCCGCTCGAAATCCTCGTAGACCGCGTCCCACCAATCGTCGTGGGGGCCAAGCTCGCGATACCAGCTGCGCGCCTTCGCTTTGGCGGCCTCCGACAGTTGGGGGAACTGGTAGACGGTGGTGCAGATGACCTCAGGCATCGACATCCTCCCCGTTGAGAGCACCGGCCAGCCATTCGTGCGTGCTCGTCCAGCCGATGGGTTTGCGCGCGCCGAGGTCGATGACATGCGCGCCGCCGCCGAAGGCGTCGAGGCGCGGACGGGAACAGGTCAGGGCGTATTGGAAGCCCCAAAGGCCGGTGAGGTCGAGCTCTTCCGCAAGGCGCAGCACGAAGCGGATGACGGCTTCGACATCGCCGTGGTCATGGTCATGGATCCAAAGGGCGCCGCCTTCGGGTGCGTCCTGGCGCGCAACGGTGAAGCCCACGACTTCCGGGTCGTCGGCGTCCTGATCCGCAGCGCGCAAGCTCTGGAACAACGCGAGCGCGCGGGCAGCCTTGTCAGGGGTGCCAACGTCGAGCAGGCACGAGAAATGGGTGAAGTAATCCGCCATGGGGACCTCCTGAATGGGGAAGACCCGGCCGAGAGACCGGGCATTGTGTTGGAATGAAGGGGTGGTTGGGGGCGATCAGCCGGTGAGCCTGTCGCCCGCCGCCTGTCGCGCGGCATGCGCGCAGAGCATCTGCCGATAGAAGCGCTTGCGCGCAGCCCGGAAGCCGCGCACGGCGCGCGTGTCGGGGTGCAGCGCCCGGACCGCCGCGCGCAGGACGGCGAAGGGCGAAGCCGTCACAGGAAGGCCGAGGCGCTGATAGGCCGGATCGGTCATCTCAGGTGACCTCGACCACGGGAGACGCAAGATGCGGATCGACCAGCGCCTCGATCCTCGCGGTCCGGCCCATCCAGGGCTCGGGCCGGATGGCCTTCACCCAATCGGCAAAACTCGGGATGAAGCCGAGATCTTCCTTCACATGCTGCTCGCCGACCCAGCGGGTAGGAATGATGCGCCCGGTCGAGAGGGTGAGGGTCGGGCCGAAGATCGTCTCGGCCATGAAGATGCCCTCGGCATGGTGGCGTAGCGCCCGGTGCCGGAAGTCCGCTGTGATCTCCTTGCTCTGGTCGAACCAGGTATGCACGGCCATGTAGCAGTCGACCGTGCCGCCCCATTTCTTCACCGAGGACAAGGCGTGGTGGTAAGGATGTGCCATCGCTACCCCCTCAGAAGTCGTGGGTGTAAAGTTCGGACGAGGTGAACCGTTCGTTGAACTCGAGGTGGATGCAGCGGGCCGCGGCGTCGAAACAGAATTCGCCCCAGGCACCGTCGTTGTTCTCCCATCCGCCATGGGTGTCGCAGAGGAAGTCGTAGGCGAGCTGCTCGACGACATCTTCCAGCGAGAGCTGTCGCACCTCGACCTCGGGGTTGTCCCAGGTGAGCGCGGCGTATTCGATCTCGGTCGTGGGGAAGTCGACCGCGGTATCGCCGGACCATGCGCCGATGCTTTCGATCTGGCCGCTGTCCCCGGCACCGTCGAAGGTCACGGTGACATGGGTGATGCCGGCGGCTTTGAGGCCATCGAAAAGGCGGTCCTTGTTGCCGGGGCGCAGCGCGTCGATCCGGGCGGCACGCTCGGCATGCGCCGCGAAGATCTGGCCCATGTCGACTGGCGAGGGTGCCATCGGCGGCGTGAGGGTGGGTTCGGTCAGGGTCATCGGGGTTCTCCGGTAAGGGGAAGGGATTGGAGCCGGTCCGGGCAAACTCTCTCCCCCGGTTAAGCTCCAAATCCCCCCTGCCCTCCTCTGTCTCTCGGACCTCACGCAGCGACCTGCAGCGCCCGGGCGGCAAAGGCGCGCCAGAGCGGATCGACGAGCCGGGCATCGAGAAGATCGGCGCGCTGGCGCAGCCGCTGCGCTAGATCTGGCTCACCCCAGCTGGCCGCTCGGCCCGCCTGCGCGCGCAGCTGGCTTGCCTCGGTCACGACGCCCCGCGCCTCGGCCGCGCTCGTCACCGGGTGGCACCAGGCGACGGAGTGGTCACTGGCGGCCCCGGCCAGCACAAGGCACTCGCCGCGGTCGAGGATTGCCAGAAGCTGGGGCGCGGCATCCGGGGCCATCCCCTCGGCACGGTCCATCGCGCCCTGCATGGCCTCCGCCAGCGTCGCGAAACGGGAGAGAAGCAAAGGCGTAGCCCGGCCCGACAGAAGGTCGGCCGGCGCGCGGCGCGACAGGGTCAGGGCGAAGGGGTGACTAAGGTCAGCGTCGCCAGCTGGAATGTGCGGTGGGATGCCCCGCGCGCGGGCGGTCGGGTGGATCGGCAAGGGCAGGTCGAACATGGGAGTATCTCCGACGGCGCGGGAAGCCTCTCTCCCCGCTTCACCGTCAAAGACAAAACCGCTGCCCTCTTCCTCGAAGGGGCAGCGGTGATAGGTCCGATGGGCCCTCAGAGCTTGCCGAGGGCCCGCAAGCTCAGCTCAGTTCCGGCGCCGACGATGATGTGGTCGTGCAGCGTCAGGCCGTGGTACTTGCAGCCCTTCTGGATCTCCTTGGTCATGTTGAGATCGGCCTCCGACGGCGTTGGATCGCCAGACGGGTGGTTGTGGATCAGGATCAGCGCGCTGGCATTCAGCATCAGCGCCCGCTTGATCACCTCTCGCGGATAGACCGGGACATGGTCGACCGTGCCGGTCGAAAGAAGCTCATCGGCAATGATGCGGTTCTTGCGGTCGAGGTAGAGGACATGGAAGCGCTCGATCGGACCGCGAACGGTCAGTGCGCAATAGTCCATCAGCGCCTGCCAGCTGCCGATGACCGGGTTTTGACTGAGGTAGCGGCCGAGGATGTCGCGGGCCTCGAGGACGATGGTTTCTTCGTGGGGGGTCATGGGGGTCTCGCTGAAATGCGCAGGCCAAAGCCCCCTGCCCTCTCGGGGTGGGGCCAGTGGCATGCATGTGGAAGGGAAAGCGCGACCGCCGCGCGCGAGGGCGGTCGCGTTGTCGGGCCCAGCCTCAGCCGACCCGGTCGAGGAGCTTCTTGGCGCGCCCCTCCATGTCGAGGCGGGCATCTTGCTGGGTCTTGTCGCGCGCAAGCCGCGTGATGCCCTGCACGAAGTCGAAGATGCTCTCGGGCGGGCGGCCCTCTTCCATCAGCACCTTCTCGATGATCTTGCCGGATTCGGCTTTCGAGAAGCCCCGCTTGCGTAGGAAATCCGCACGGTCCTCGTCGCTGCGCGCCACGATCTGCTGCCGCGCCGCCTTGATGCCGTTCACGAACCCCTGCGGCGAGGAATTGGCGAACCGCGTCAGCGCTGGAGCCGCCTCATGGGCAAAGCGCGAGGCCGCGTATTTCGAATGCCGAATCCGGATCTCCTGAAATTCCTCGACGCCCCACAGATTCCTGTTTTGACACACTGCCCGCAGGTAGAAGCTCGCCATGCCGAGGGTCTTCGCGCCCACCTCGGAATTCCAGCAGTAGAAACCCCGGAAGTAGAGATCGGGGGAGCCATCGGGCAGACGGCCCGCCTCGATCGGGTTGTGATCATCGACCAGGAACAGGAACACGTCACGGTCCGAGGCATAGAGCGTGGTCGTGTCGCGGCTGATCTCGACATCGGGGTTGTAGACCCCGGTCGACCAGTCCAGCACACCCGGCACCTTCCAGCGCGTGTCGCCCGTGCCATTGCCCGCGATGCGCTGCACCGCTTCGACCAGTTCATGGTCATGGATGCG is a genomic window of Ponticoccus alexandrii containing:
- a CDS encoding DUF6878 family protein, giving the protein MTLTEPTLTPPMAPSPVDMGQIFAAHAERAARIDALRPGNKDRLFDGLKAAGITHVTVTFDGAGDSGQIESIGAWSGDTAVDFPTTEIEYAALTWDNPEVEVRQLSLEDVVEQLAYDFLCDTHGGWENNDGAWGEFCFDAAARCIHLEFNERFTSSELYTHDF
- a CDS encoding JAB domain-containing protein, with protein sequence MTPHEETIVLEARDILGRYLSQNPVIGSWQALMDYCALTVRGPIERFHVLYLDRKNRIIADELLSTGTVDHVPVYPREVIKRALMLNASALILIHNHPSGDPTPSEADLNMTKEIQKGCKYHGLTLHDHIIVGAGTELSLRALGKL